Sequence from the Castanea sativa cultivar Marrone di Chiusa Pesio chromosome 12, ASM4071231v1 genome:
tttaacataatagTGTCTCGTTTCATGCCGATCCTCTTTTTCTTTACTACTACGAATTTCATTCGGAAAGACAGAAAAGGAAGTCTTTAGTTATAGAATACTAGAAGTCTACATAATAAGGCACACAGTTTTAGCAAAGCCCACAAAACAATCTTTTTCCGAATTGATGACCAATGCACAGAGACAACATTACAAATGGCAATTGGAACATCATTCTAAATCCAAAAGTTGTTGATCTGGCAGTCATGACTTCATTTGTCCCACTCCAAATCCAAAAATTGTGGATCCACCTTTGATGGGAGCCCCACTGTGCGTCTTGGCTCCCTTGACGGATGATTAGTTAACCGGTCCCAACCCAAGATGTGGGGCAAAGCAAACTGCAAAACAAATCAGAGTGAATGTTGACCTCAAGAGGTTAATTACATAGGAAGAAGTACTTCTAAATGATTTAACACCTCACtcagcattttaaaaaataataaaaaattaatacctATTGGTGAGTAAGTGAGTTTGACCTGTATCAAGAAATAATGTAATGTCCAGATCTAAGGAATTAATCCCACCATTGAGGATTGGAATTATTATCTTCAGAGTGTTTTATGAGAACCATGTTATCTCCCACTTAATCCATATTATGAATTATGAGAACCAATGGTTGCACAATGCTTCACAAGTACTGAGTTTCACTAGTTGCCAAACTTCACAAACCATTTCTTCATGTGCGCATGTAGCAACCAATAGGTAACTTTGTCTATTTCCCTAAAGATGGTGACAAATTTATTTCAATGCAGTGAATGTCAACCCAGCTGTCATGAATTCCATGATCACTATTTTCCTATAAAAGATATTCATATTGCCATGATTCCAATTAActgaataaatataaaaactgaAGGAAAGGGTAAAGTGGATAAAGTTTTTATTTGGTCATACGCTGCAAGCTGTCTTCATCACTGCAAATTCGGCAGTTGTGACAGGAACAGTGAAGAACTCTTTGGTTTTAAGAATATTGTTGACAACATCTGCCAAAAAAGAagcacataaataaataattggaaaaaaaggTTAATAATTCAAAAGGAAACTATGGAACTAATAAACTCAGGCAAacaatatgtcaaaaaaatatatctcaaaACTTCAGCAGTTGAGTATAAATCCACTTATCATTTGTAGCCAAATCTAATCTCAATATGAAAGCATGGACCTGGTATGTCTATCACTGCACATCAGCTTCACTCACTCGTAACCTCCCTAGACATTGCAATAATGTCCCAAAGAATCCTAGTTTTCAAAGTTGTTCTAGGGATATGATTCATAATCAATGGCCATTAGAACAACTACCAGAAACACACTCTCCAATCCCTCAAACtaacataatttattttcaaaatgtaCATATTTCTGCTCTTACATACAATCCAAAATATCACTAGAGAGGTAATATTAATAAGAGGCAGCTCTTCAGAGCTCCAATCATAATTAAACAAACATCAAGTCTATACATTATCACCCAAAGAACAACAAATCTAGATAGAATTATGCATAATAATGAGCTTTGATTGTTTTCTGTGGTGTTCTGTTTTGTGCTTTGCTGTATTCATTCTCATGAACACattgtatgtttcttttttaattttcatcaataataattcttatcttacctatcaaaaaaaaaagaacgagcTTTGATACAAAAACTGATGTAGCACCACTTCAACAAGaacagaaaataaaacaaactcaGGAATCAGCACCTAGGCTTGCTTGGAGTCAACACCAAgtaagagagaacaaaaccagTGAATCATCACCTAGAGTTAACTGATATCAGCATTTAGAAGAAAATTCCAATAGGAAATTTTATTACTAAAGTTAGCAAACAGTAAGACAATACAAAACTCCAGGTTCTTTAAATCAAgtcctagattttttttaataggtttaAATAGAGTACAGACTTATTATCTTAGTAAGGAAAGAAAACAGTTCTAACTCTTCCAACCTAGTAGGAAAAGGAGTTTGATCCCTAAACCAAGTAGGACAAGAATATAAGGTTAAACCAATTACAGatagtatataaaataaattctagaCACCAATTGATTAGAATTTAGGCTTAAGTATTAGCAGGTTCCATCCACAAGGTCACTGGTTTGGTTATCTTTCTGTGTCTACATCCATAAGTATACGTAATTGGAGATTGTAACTTATATCCGCACCACAGTGCCAGTTCCATACCCGGATCTCTTAACTCGGAAGCGGCCATAGAGTACAATAGGGGCTACAAGACagaaaattagagaaattttttctttgctttgctttattattttcttttatactttcttatttctttatcTCTAATTTGAGAAACTAAGACCTCCAACTCCTTACTACATGTATTTAGTATTTATCTGTCTGGCAATATTACCGTTGCACAAAAAATGGTGAcacaataatttcatatttaagGAACATGACTAGCAGCATCATGCACTTGCATAAACTGTGTACGCTTACACTGCACAAAATTCACTGTTCCTTTAGTTGGTCTATGGCTGAATAATAAATGTTCTTCCAACATAAAAATGGCATCAATGCAGTCAAGCATGGCACAATATACATCTTCTTTAATCCTAAAcccaaatgaaataaataatggCACAACAGAGATACTTATAACAACTATCCCACAATTTAGCTATAAGAGTAATTCATGCAAAAagcaaatgaaggaaaaaatgtAGCATATTCAAGCTATCCAAAGTAAAATGCAAATATGAGCAGAAAGAATACTTACTCAAAGAAATGAGATAGCCAGTACCATCTGCATGAGCCTTAATTGTTAAGCTCTTCCTGACTTGACCCGCATTACTGCAGCATAAATTGCTCATCAAGACTAAGCACATACTTTTTATCATATGGCATTGAGATAGAAAAAAGGATGGTTGCACAACAAAACAATAAGATGATGCCATCTGAACAACTTCGTTTAATCACAATATAATTCTTGGCCATCACAAATTAGGTCTACAGATTACAAATATTTCCATGAGAGTAGTACGCCAAGGAAGAAAAGTCAACCTTGATAGCATTGATGGATCATGGAAGAATTCACAAGAATCTTTTGGACCCAAGCTTATCATAGACCCTACCTCTGTTGGAGACAAAGCAAACATCTACAAAACATCCGCTAAATTGGTCAGTTAAGCCGTATGGAGAGACAGCACATATCAGCTAAAAGGTGCAAAAAATTAGCCATGTGACAATCATTATGGCAATTAAACAATTAGACATTCTACTTACTGCTTGTCCATGTGAAGGTGCAATGACCTGGGGATCTAAATTTTAAGTAGATTAAGAAGGTAATGACAAAGAAACTAAGAAAAGTTGCCAATAACCTCTATCTTAAATTGCATCTCCTATTCTTATAAGAACAAAGTTGAGACTGAGCTTATTGGGAGTGTTGTCGCTGCATTTGTGTCATTGTATATTTTCATCTTTGACCAAGGTATTACAACGAAACAAATGGAGGGGTACTTACCAaaaagaaagggggggggggggggggcatagAAAGGTTACCTGTCTCTTCTCATTATCATACTTGCGCTCACCAATAGCAGGTAAGAACTTCATCATCATGACACCACGGCGATCAACTACAAGAGTACCAGACTATGCAacagaaaatatataaatgagGAGAGGCATTATTCAACTCCACAGAAATAGGATTTGAATAATTGtaaaagcaaccaaaaaaacaatCTTACATCCAACTTGGTGAAAGTTGGGAGAACAGGAGTCACAGAGAGTGCAGCTTTGCCCTTATAAACCGAATATGGAGCAAATATTCGATCTGCAATATATCCTGCAGGTTTAGTTCCCAATGAACAAGGTTGATCAGACCATAATCAATCAtttgatttaaattaaaaataaaaaataaataaataagaacatcaacaacaaaaacaaaaaataaaataaaataaatgaacaaaatcttgaaagTATTCCACATAAATGAATTAAAACCTTTAGCAGCAGAATTCTCTCTAGCGTTTGATATCCCAGCCCGAGATGTAAAAGCATACAACTGTGAAGCATCTTTAACATCGGCAGCTTTTCCATATAACAGTTTTTCAGACAACTGGCTCCTGTGGTTAATAAATGGAAAGAGTATTTACTGAAGATTTATGCGTTTAACTCAAGACTGCAGCTTACTTGTGTCAAAGTTAGTGAAATTACTAAGATATAACGGCATCTAAATTACAgagataattaattttattgcaatagtttttttttttttgggtgggggtggttcaaaacaaaatcaaattcttGTAACAAACTATCAATAAAGCCATTTTAAGTCCcacaaaaaaaagttaaataaatgaACAACTATTACCCATGGAAAAGAGTGTTTTCTTGCATAAGTGACAGCATTCACACAATGCAGGGTACCTATTACTTAAGGCATATACGTAATGGCAAAAATTTATAGCCTACCAACCATAAGAACAATTTAACATGGTATGCAGAAAATTTGAATAACAAAGATTAGGGAtctacaacaacaataataacaaccaagTCTTGGCCCCAAAAATGTTGAGGTCTGTTATGGATTTCAATGGACTAACTGGGATCAACCACATTTACACCATTCCATCCAATATGAAGTCATCCTATGCAGCATTGCTAGTAGGGGATGCCCCAACATGTATCTTTAGTGGATTCAATCACAATAAAGTGATTAAATTTTACActagcaaaatcaaaatcaaggtgcaataaaaaagttttactcCCCTTATTTCAACTAAAAATGTGAGAAACCACAACGTGCAAGCCTCTTGCTACTAGAAAGAACACGACAATTAGAACCTAAAATTAACCATTCACCCAGTTTCAAGGTGtggaatgaaaataaatgaagttACAATCTAGACCACGTATAGTTAATTAGCCATACAGTATCACAAAACTTTAGAATTCATACCCAAACAGTGGAAGAGCAGCCCATGCAACTAAATTATTAAACAGTGGCTACTCAATAGTTATAGCATCATAAAAGTTCACAATATATAGAGAAAGCACAGGCATCAGAAGTAACAATCTTGTCCAcccaaaaaatgaacaaaattttgtttgtattaCTATTAGGGGTAATCGAAGTGGATGATTTTGGGGCACGAAAATCCCAATTCCAGGACACCGAAAGCTTGAATTTTTGAATGTTGTTTAGATAATCGGTGCGATGGGCaaacaaagaatgaaaagacAGAGAGTAGTACAAGTACAAGTACAAGTAGAAATGAGTGTGAGTttggaaaacaaagaaacaaaggtTTGGGTTGAATGTAAGATCTAGTAGTCTTGAAGAAATTGATACCTGGAAGGCAAAAGGCGTGCTAGCTTCAT
This genomic interval carries:
- the LOC142620910 gene encoding single-stranded DNA-binding protein WHY2, mitochondrial, translating into MMKLARLLPSRSQLSEKLLYGKAADVKDASQLYAFTSRAGISNARENSAAKGYIADRIFAPYSVYKGKAALSVTPVLPTFTKLDSGTLVVDRRGVMMMKFLPAIGERKYDNEKRQMFALSPTEVGSMISLGPKDSCEFFHDPSMLSSNAGQVRKSLTIKAHADGTGYLISLNVVNNILKTKEFFTVPVTTAEFAVMKTACSFALPHILGWDRLTNHPSREPRRTVGLPSKVDPQFLDLEWDK